In the Malania oleifera isolate guangnan ecotype guangnan chromosome 1, ASM2987363v1, whole genome shotgun sequence genome, one interval contains:
- the LOC131147687 gene encoding malonyl-CoA:anthocyanidin 5-O-glucoside-6''-O-malonyltransferase-like: protein MAPLNAVKILQICPVAPPDSPAQSSLPLTFFDATPSSLNSNTLSLTLHHFLPLAGTIVWPPTSAEPFIRIDANSALQLTIAESDADFHHLSGNNFRDSAEYHPLVPTLPVSEVEARVMAVQITLFSGTGFSIGITSHHAALDSRAAALFVKAWASLCKLGGASLPPELTPFYGRADIGDPKGIKQRYLDGWEKSGGPNANRSLTLIDEFNAPSNTIRGTFMLRPDDIEKLRERVGQTLIERKKKKQELPRLSTFVLTCAYVWVCLVKAEGLESKDGLAHTCFLFSADCRGRLEPPIPATYFGNCVGGGFARVKVGDVAGEDGVAVAAEAIGEGVSSLNNGGLYEHLERLLSHGPFPDKSEKWITVAGSPQFELYMADFGWGRARRIEVVSVDRTGAVALSESGDGRSGGIEIGLALSEEKMEVFASLFVKEALAFFVLAGTFAFVSFDAFADFAFVANVDFFLATSVTNGFTAGDQHQISDGFTATSSSYVSFFRTLGA, encoded by the exons ATGGCACCACTCAATGCAGTGAAAATACTACAGATCTGCCCGGTGGCTCCGCCGGACTCCCCCGCCCAAAGCTCCCTCCCCCTCACTTTCTTTGACGCA ACTCCATCCTCCCTAAACTCAAACACTCTCTCCCTCACCCTCCATCACTTCCTTCCTCTCGCCGGTACCATCGTATGGCCCCCAACCTCCGCCGAACCCTTCATCCGTATCGACGCAAACAGCGCGCTTCAGCTCACCATAGCCGAGTCCGACGCCGATTTCCACCATCTCTCCGGAAACAACTTCCGGGACTCGGCAGAATACCATCCTCTGGTACCCACCCTGCCGGTGTCCGAGGTGGAAGCCCGGGTCATGGCAGTGCAAATCACTTTATTTTCAGGCACCGGCTTTTCGATCGGAATAACCTCCCACCACGCCGCCCTGGACAGCAGAGCCGCAGCCTTGTTCGTGAAGGCATGGGCTTCCCTTTGCAAACTGGGCGGCGCTTCCTTGCCGCCCGAGCTAACGCCGTTCTACGGAAGGGCAGATATCGGGGACCCAAAAGGGATCAAGCAAAGATACTTGGATGGATGGGAGAAGAGTGGCGGCCCCAACGCTAACAGAAGCTTAACGCTCATTGATGAGTTCAATGCTCCGAGCAACACAATCCGTGGGACCTTCATGCTGAGACCTGATGACATAGAAAAACTCAGGGAAAGAGTTGGCCAAACGCTCatagaaaggaagaagaagaaacaagaacTGCCCCGCCTGTCAACGTTTGTGCTAACTTGTGCATATGTGTGGGTGTGCCTAGTGAAGGCAGAGGGATTGGAGAGCAAGGATGGTCTAGCTCATACTTGTTTCTTATTCAGTGCGGACTGCAGGGGGCGGTTGGAGCCTCCAATCCCGGCGACATACTTCGGGAACTGCGTGGGAGGTGGTTTTGCGAGGGTAAAGGTGGGTGATGTAGCGGGGGAGGACGGCGTGGCGGTGGCTGCAGAGGCTATCGGGGAAGGCGTAAGTAGTCTTAATAATGGCGGACTTTACGAACACTTGGAACGGTTGTTGTCGCATGGTCCGTTCCCTGATAAAAGTGAGAAGTGGATCACGGTGGCGGGATCGCCTCAGTTCGAGCTCTATATGGCGGATTTTGGGTGGGGCAGGGCGAGGAGGATAGAGGTGGTGTCAGTGGATAGGACTGGGGCGGTGGCTCTTTCGGAGAGCGGGGACGGCAGAAGCGGTGGGATTGAGATTGGGCTGGCCTTGAGTGAAGAAAAAATGGAGGTTTTTGCTTCTTTGTTTGTAAAAG AAGCTTTGGCCTTCTTTGTTTTGGCTGGAACCTTCGCCTTTGTCTCTTTCGATGCCTTTGCAGACTTTGCTTTTGTTGCTAATGTCGACTTCTTCTTAGCCACATCAGTAACTAATGGCTTCACCGCCGGTGACCAACACCAGATCAGTGATGGCTTCACCGCCACGAGTAGCTCCTATGTGTCATTCTTTCGAACACTTGGAGCATAA